The Stieleria maiorica genome includes the window TGGCCGATGCCGCCATGAATGTCGCGGCCGCATTGAAAAAGTCGCCGTTGATCAACGCCGGCACGGTGAACCCCGACATCGTCATGGGAAAGCCGTATGTCGAATTCACCGTTGATCGCGAAGCCGCGTCACGCTACGGCATGAACTCCGCGACGGTTAATCAGGTGATTGAAACGGCGCTGGGGGGAATGAATCTGATCAAAACGGTCGAAGGCCGCGAGCGATACCCGGTGCGTCTGCGCTATCACCGCGATCTTCGGGAACGGATCGATCAACTCAGCCGTCTGCCCGTGGTGACACACAGCGGAGCCGTGGTCCCGTTGGAAGAGCTCGCGACGTTGGAAACGACCTGGGGGCCGGGGGCCATTAACAGCGAGAACGGGCGGCTTGTCGCCCACGTCTCCTTCATGACCAACGGCATCCAAGGAGACCTGGAATCGGTCTCGGCGATCGAAGGGCAACTGCTCCGGGCACAGACCCTTCCCGAATCGGATCCGAATCATCTGTCCCTGCCTGCCGGCTATTCACTTGAGGCGGTCGGCAGTTTCCGGAATCAGATCGAGGCCAATCGCAGGTTGATGTGGATCATCCCATTGGTGGTCTGCATCAATCTGTTGCTGATCTACTTTGAATTTCGCAACCTGCCGATTTCGCTTGCCGTTTTCACCGGGATCCCGGTCGCCTTTGCCGGCGGGATGGTGTTGGTCGCCTGGATGGAAGTCGAGCTCAACACGGCCGTCTGGGTCGGGTTTATCGCGCTGTTCGGTCTGGCCGTCGATGACGGCGTCGTGATGGCAACGTACATCCATCAATTGATGAAAAAGCGAACGATCAAAACGGTCAAAGACATTCGCGACACCGTGTATGAAGCAGGCCTGAAACGCATTCGGCCGTGCTTGATGACCACCGTGACCACGCTCGCCGCGCTGGTCCCCGTCTTGTTGGCAACCGGGCGTGGGGCGGACGTGGCGCGGGCGATGGCGCTGCCCGTTTTCGGAGGCATGCTGGCCGAACCGTTTAGCTCCTTCATCGTCCCCACGCTCTACTCCGCCTATCTAGAGAGCAAAATGCGGTTGGGGCTCAGCGACCCGTTGTGGAACGACGCCGATGAGTCAGCGCCATCGGAAACGCCCATCGCGGCATAAGAAAGTGTTTTCGCAATCCGATGAAGAACGGAACATGAATTCCACCCAACTGTTTAACCGTCACTTTAAACCCGACTGCGAGAGCGGAATCTCGCAGTTCACTCTCAATGGAGCTGATGAAATGAAACGTCCTGTCATCCTGTCCGTCCTGCTGGGCGGCCTTCTCGTCTCAACCTCGCCCGCGCAACAAGCCAACCCACCGCAACAAACTCACACGCAGCAGCAAACCGCCGACCAACGACACGCCGGGCACATGCATGCGGTGTCGCAGCAGGCTTCCCGGTCTGTTGCGGGACAAGTCGCGGCGGGGCCACATGGTGGTTCTTTAAAGCAGGCCGGCACGTTGCAGCTGGAGACCGTCGTTTCACAAGCCGGCATTGAACTGTACGTTTATGATTCGACGGGGCAGCCCTATTCGGTTCAATCGGGTCGCGGTGCAGCGTCGCTTCGAATCGTCGGCGATGCAAAACGATACCGGTACGACTTGCTGCCCGATGGCAAGGGCGGACTGACGGCGTCGGTCAATCTTTCCAAGATCGCCGGACGCCAGGTCGAGATCAACCTTCAATTGGTGGGACTTCCCGGATTAGCGCGGAGCGGAGTTCAACTCAAAGAGGTGGCAACCGTGCCCGCCAGCGAGATGCAGTTGGCGGCGGCGGCGATCGCGCGTCAGAAAATCTGTCCCGTCAGCGGCAAACTGCTCGGCAGCATGGGCGACCCGGTCGCCGTCGACGTCACAGATGATCGCGTCTTCGTCTGCTGTGCCGGTTGCGTCGATGCGGTTAAAGCCAGCCCCGAGAAATACCTGACGGGCACGCCTGGGATTCTGGTCTCGTCGGCGACGAAAGAAGACGCGGCGTTGATCGCCGCGCAAAAGACATGCCCGGTGATGGACGAGCCGCTGGGCAGCATGGGCAATCCGGTCAAGGTCATGGTCGGCGACAAACCGATCTTCCTGTGCTGCAAAGGGTGCGTGAGGAGGGTTCAAGCCGAACCGGAAAAGTATTTGGCGATCCTGGCGTCGCAAGGAATCGATGCACCGGTGCTGAAATAGCTGGGCGGGACCTGGGGGCCAGGACGTGCACCCTGAACTTTGCCCATTGTTTTCACTGCGCGTTCCCTCCCCAAGACGCCGTCGTTGCTGGCATAGGTCGACCGAATCAATTCCTCAAGAAGATTTTTTGCGACGTCTCATCATGCCGACAGAAAACGCCAGTAGAACGAATATCGCAGAAGACGGTTCCGGGACCGCAGAAACACTGACGGACTGGCCGGAGACCTGAGCCGGGCTAAAGGTTTGAATCAGGCTTCCCGTCGGCGGCAATGAAGCGGGCAACAGGGTGGTCGTGGCTGGCGAACCGTTGACGGTGAGCGTGCCGACGCTGCCCGTGTATCCCCCCGACGCAATCAGCACGGGAGCCTGCACGTCCCAGTTCGCCAGCAAGCCGTTGGGTTCGCTAAAAGCGATTTCACCGACGCCTTCCAAAATACTGTTTCGTCCGCTCCCCGTTGAGCTCTCCGTATTGAAAATGTCCTGTGCACCCGAGATCCCAATTCCCGAAGCGCCGTTTGATCGGAATGAAGTGAATCCCTTCTGAAAGAAGGACATGAAGTCAGAGGTTTCGGTGGGGTTAGGCAGCCGCACCGAAGACTCGGTAATGGTCGCCCCTCCACTTCCGACCACGTCCACTTGTATTCCCGCCAGCCCCAACGTTTCCTGGTTGGGGTCGTCGACTTGCAGAAACGCTTCCCAGGTCTGACTGCTGCGATCGACAAGGAGCGACAGCTGTACCGTCACCGCAGCAAAAGCCGAACCACTCAATGTCAACGAGACGAAACAGATCAAGCCAAATATCAAACGTATCATTGGGAAACTTGCCAAATTTGGTTCAATTCAAAGGATGATTCTTAGACCTGCAAGTGGACCGAAGCCCACGAGCGTAATTCGAGTGAGGCGGCAACGCAATCATTCTTGCCCGGCCGAAGGATCGAAAGAGGCTTCCAATTCCAGCTGGACGAATTCCAACAGTGACTCTGCGGCAGACGCTTCCTCAGGGCGCCAATTCGCGGAACTCAACACCTGATCGACGGCTCGCTCTCGAGCAAAAACTGGACCCGCAGAACGCAATGGATTACTCGGTCGGTTCCGGCGAAGGCTTTCGCCGAAGGTGTCAAACCCTGCCGCGTACTCGCCGGCGACCCGGTCCGCTCGCTTTCTCGTGGGGCTATCGAGCACGAAGCCGCTTGGCACCTGTTTGTCTGGACGCGGTTCGGCGGCGGATGTCGTTGGCGCCTCGATC containing:
- a CDS encoding PEP-CTERM sorting domain-containing protein (PEP-CTERM proteins occur, often in large numbers, in the proteomes of bacteria that also encode an exosortase, a predicted intramembrane cysteine proteinase. The presence of a PEP-CTERM domain at a protein's C-terminus predicts cleavage within the sorting domain, followed by covalent anchoring to some some component of the (usually Gram-negative) cell surface. Many PEP-CTERM proteins exhibit an unusual sequence composition that includes large numbers of potential glycosylation sites. Expression of one such protein has been shown restore the ability of a bacterium to form floc, a type of biofilm.), giving the protein MASFPMIRLIFGLICFVSLTLSGSAFAAVTVQLSLLVDRSSQTWEAFLQVDDPNQETLGLAGIQVDVVGSGGATITESSVRLPNPTETSDFMSFFQKGFTSFRSNGASGIGISGAQDIFNTESSTGSGRNSILEGVGEIAFSEPNGLLANWDVQAPVLIASGGYTGSVGTLTVNGSPATTTLLPASLPPTGSLIQTFSPAQVSGQSVSVSAVPEPSSAIFVLLAFSVGMMRRRKKSS